A genomic stretch from Falco cherrug isolate bFalChe1 chromosome 1, bFalChe1.pri, whole genome shotgun sequence includes:
- the MFAP3L gene encoding microfibrillar-associated protein 3-like isoform X1 yields the protein MNILKSHHFLYFLPTTRLVILLAALTTAEDVTNSTFNRTDMNTGSVPVVISRINHIIVKEGSSASIDCNVQGSPSPHYTWYNSNGRLLREEENKAGKWWFHDNGLLNITSVSFEDRGKYTCVASNTYGSVNNTVTLRVVFTSGDMGIYYMIVCLVAFTIVMILNITRLCMMSSHLKKTEKAINEFFRTEGAEKLQKAFEIAKRIPIITSAKTLELAKVTQFKTMEFARYIEELARSVPLPPLIMNCRTIMEEIMEVVGLEEQGQNFVRQTAEGQETTETDELYMIPNALKRSDSPTADSDTSSLHEPSQQIAIKVSVHPLSKKDCMDGQSQESMQFDTKEEDTPQTPALPAEPPPEPSAELSSDDTALANDKNTCVIYESHV from the exons atgaacaTACTGAAAAGCCACCACTTTTTGTACTTTCTGCCCACCACACGCCTTGTCATCTTATTAGCAGCTTTGACGACTGCTGAGGATGTGACTAATAGCACTTTCAACCGCACTGACATGAACACGGGATCTGTGCCTGTGGTGATCTCCCGCATCAACCATATTATAGTCAAGGAGGGGAGTAGTGCCTCAATCGACTGCAATGTCCAGGGTAGTCCTAGTCCACATTACACATGGTACAATTCCAATGGTCGCCTGCTCCGAGAGGAGGAGAATAAAG CAGGAAAGTGGTGGTTTCATGACAATGGGCTACTAAACATTACCAGTGTGTCTTTCGAAGACAGAGGTAAATACACATGCGTTGCATCTAATACATATGGCAGTGTTAACAATACTGTGACGCTGAGGGTTGTTTTTACCTCCGGAGATATGGGAATCTATTACATGATTGTCTGCCTTGTAGCTTTTACCATTGTTATGATACTGAACATTACTCGGTTATGTATGATGAGCAGtcatctgaagaaaacagagaaagcaatcAATGAATTCTTCAGAACAGAAGGGGCAGAGAAACTCCAGAAAGCCTTTGAGATTGCAAAGCGTATCCCAATTATCACTTCAGCCAAAACGCTCGAGCTTGCCAAAGTAACTCAGTTCAAGACCATGGAATTTGCTCGCTACATTGAAGAGCTTGCTCGGAGCGTACCTTTGCCACCGCTTATCATGAACTGCAGGACTATAATGGAAGAAATTATGGAGGTTGTCGGTCTGGAGGAGCAAGGACAGAATTTTGTACGGCAGACAGCAGAAGGCCAGGAAACCACTGAAACAGATGAGCTGTATATGATCCCAAATGCTTTGAAGCGCAGTGACTCTCCCACAGCTGACTCTGACACATCATCACTGCATGAGCCATCTCAGCAGATTGCAATAAAAGTGTCAGTTCACCCGTTGTCCAAAAAAGACTGCATGGACGGTCAGTCACAAGAAAGCATGCAGTTTGACACCAAGGAAGAAGACACTCCTCAAACACCAGCACTTCCTGCAGAACCCCCTCCTGAGCCTTCTGCTGAACTCAGTTCTGATGACACAGCATTGGCAAATGACAAAAATACATGTGTTATATATGAAAGCCATGTATGA
- the MFAP3L gene encoding microfibrillar-associated protein 3-like isoform X2, translating into MNILKSHHFLYFLPTTRLVILLAALTTAEDVTNSTFNRTDMNTGSVPVVISRINHIIVKEGSSASIDCNVQGSPSPHYTWYNSNGRLLREEENKGKWWFHDNGLLNITSVSFEDRGKYTCVASNTYGSVNNTVTLRVVFTSGDMGIYYMIVCLVAFTIVMILNITRLCMMSSHLKKTEKAINEFFRTEGAEKLQKAFEIAKRIPIITSAKTLELAKVTQFKTMEFARYIEELARSVPLPPLIMNCRTIMEEIMEVVGLEEQGQNFVRQTAEGQETTETDELYMIPNALKRSDSPTADSDTSSLHEPSQQIAIKVSVHPLSKKDCMDGQSQESMQFDTKEEDTPQTPALPAEPPPEPSAELSSDDTALANDKNTCVIYESHV; encoded by the exons atgaacaTACTGAAAAGCCACCACTTTTTGTACTTTCTGCCCACCACACGCCTTGTCATCTTATTAGCAGCTTTGACGACTGCTGAGGATGTGACTAATAGCACTTTCAACCGCACTGACATGAACACGGGATCTGTGCCTGTGGTGATCTCCCGCATCAACCATATTATAGTCAAGGAGGGGAGTAGTGCCTCAATCGACTGCAATGTCCAGGGTAGTCCTAGTCCACATTACACATGGTACAATTCCAATGGTCGCCTGCTCCGAGAGGAGGAGAATAAAG GAAAGTGGTGGTTTCATGACAATGGGCTACTAAACATTACCAGTGTGTCTTTCGAAGACAGAGGTAAATACACATGCGTTGCATCTAATACATATGGCAGTGTTAACAATACTGTGACGCTGAGGGTTGTTTTTACCTCCGGAGATATGGGAATCTATTACATGATTGTCTGCCTTGTAGCTTTTACCATTGTTATGATACTGAACATTACTCGGTTATGTATGATGAGCAGtcatctgaagaaaacagagaaagcaatcAATGAATTCTTCAGAACAGAAGGGGCAGAGAAACTCCAGAAAGCCTTTGAGATTGCAAAGCGTATCCCAATTATCACTTCAGCCAAAACGCTCGAGCTTGCCAAAGTAACTCAGTTCAAGACCATGGAATTTGCTCGCTACATTGAAGAGCTTGCTCGGAGCGTACCTTTGCCACCGCTTATCATGAACTGCAGGACTATAATGGAAGAAATTATGGAGGTTGTCGGTCTGGAGGAGCAAGGACAGAATTTTGTACGGCAGACAGCAGAAGGCCAGGAAACCACTGAAACAGATGAGCTGTATATGATCCCAAATGCTTTGAAGCGCAGTGACTCTCCCACAGCTGACTCTGACACATCATCACTGCATGAGCCATCTCAGCAGATTGCAATAAAAGTGTCAGTTCACCCGTTGTCCAAAAAAGACTGCATGGACGGTCAGTCACAAGAAAGCATGCAGTTTGACACCAAGGAAGAAGACACTCCTCAAACACCAGCACTTCCTGCAGAACCCCCTCCTGAGCCTTCTGCTGAACTCAGTTCTGATGACACAGCATTGGCAAATGACAAAAATACATGTGTTATATATGAAAGCCATGTATGA